One uncultured Caproiciproducens sp. DNA segment encodes these proteins:
- a CDS encoding sugar ABC transporter ATP-binding protein, producing MGEYIAELNHINKSFPGVKALDDVSFNLRAGEVLALLGENGAGKSTLVKVLSGVYTRDDGEIKIFDQVIGELTPKKAQELGVAIIHQELNMCAHLSVAENIFLAREKTHSGILSNKEMNKEAEAILGRLNIDIDPTTIVGDLAVSKQQMVEIAKALSTNAKILIMDEPTSALTSNEIDDLFVIIRKLKAEGCGIVYISHRLEELQNIIDRVIIMRDGKYITSMKFEDTTMSEIISFMVGREIKEKFPRVTCERGKKIFEVRNLNAGKMVRNINLDLYEGEIVGIAGLMGAGRTETTRAIFGADPKESGKIFVDGREVTINKPIDAIRAGIVLAPEDRKKDGLCVKLSVQDNIALPNLDLLCNKIGVVDRKKEKTMTDKAVKSLSIKLVNADMNAGTLSGGNQQKLVVAKWLARNSRVVMFDEPTRGIDVAAKVEIYNLMNELKKQGIGVLFVSSEMPEVMGISDRVLVMCDGKITGELATEEATQDLILQYATKFDSKFEQQKAI from the coding sequence ATGGGGGAATACATAGCGGAACTTAATCATATCAATAAAAGTTTCCCGGGGGTAAAGGCACTGGATGATGTGTCGTTTAACTTAAGGGCCGGCGAAGTTTTAGCCCTTCTGGGAGAAAACGGTGCCGGAAAATCAACTCTTGTGAAAGTTTTGAGCGGTGTTTATACAAGGGATGACGGTGAAATAAAAATCTTTGATCAGGTCATCGGGGAGTTAACACCAAAAAAGGCACAGGAACTGGGCGTAGCAATTATCCATCAGGAATTGAATATGTGCGCACATCTTTCAGTGGCGGAAAATATTTTTTTGGCACGTGAAAAAACGCATTCCGGAATTCTTTCAAATAAGGAAATGAACAAAGAGGCAGAGGCTATTTTGGGCCGCCTGAATATTGATATCGATCCGACGACGATTGTTGGCGATCTGGCTGTCTCCAAGCAGCAGATGGTGGAAATTGCAAAAGCACTTTCCACAAATGCGAAAATTCTGATAATGGACGAACCGACCTCCGCACTGACTTCGAACGAAATTGACGATTTATTTGTGATAATACGAAAACTAAAAGCAGAGGGCTGCGGAATTGTTTACATATCCCATCGGCTGGAGGAACTTCAGAACATTATTGATCGCGTGATTATCATGCGTGACGGAAAATATATTACATCCATGAAATTTGAGGACACGACGATGTCCGAAATCATTTCTTTTATGGTCGGCCGTGAAATAAAAGAAAAATTTCCCCGTGTCACTTGTGAACGAGGGAAAAAGATATTTGAAGTAAGGAATTTAAATGCAGGTAAAATGGTCCGAAATATTAATTTAGACCTGTATGAGGGAGAAATTGTCGGCATCGCAGGGCTCATGGGGGCCGGTCGGACAGAGACTACACGGGCGATTTTTGGTGCAGATCCGAAAGAGTCGGGCAAGATTTTTGTGGACGGCAGGGAAGTTACGATTAATAAGCCGATCGACGCGATTCGCGCAGGGATTGTGCTTGCTCCCGAAGACCGAAAAAAAGACGGATTATGCGTCAAACTCAGCGTGCAGGATAATATTGCTTTGCCCAATTTGGATTTGCTTTGCAATAAGATTGGCGTTGTAGACAGGAAAAAAGAAAAAACAATGACCGATAAGGCGGTCAAAAGTTTAAGTATTAAGCTTGTAAACGCGGATATGAATGCGGGCACCCTTTCTGGCGGAAACCAGCAAAAATTGGTTGTTGCCAAATGGCTGGCACGCAATTCGCGTGTGGTAATGTTCGACGAACCGACAAGGGGAATTGATGTAGCCGCGAAAGTTGAAATTTACAATCTGATGAACGAACTGAAAAAGCAGGGAATTGGGGTGCTTTTCGTATCCTCCGAAATGCCGGAGGTTATGGGAATCAGCGATAGGGTTCTGGTAATGTGCGATGGAAAAATTACCGGGGAATTGGCAACAGAAGAAGCTACACAAGATCTTATTTTGCAATACGCCACAAAATTTGATTCTAAATTCGAGCAGCAAAAAGCCATTTAA
- a CDS encoding ATP-binding cassette domain-containing protein, whose translation MKNEILRLERVTTIQDEVTLLDNFNLHIFQGEIMGLVCINANGKESLIQLISQNLPIHYGRVYFNEVLVNNYQHSPLTMNKVAVIEQKSRLIEDLSVTDNVFVLRRGFKKYLINPRVLNEQLKQFVKEIDPNIDGNDLVANLSPYEKCVVELLRAVIMGAKLIVIMDISNCVSAADLVKFHNLLRHYCQKGFSFLYICNHHEEAFKICTRMSLMKDGKILKVFDQHEFKNENLVPYYIGEFADVKKVTVNRRSEKGILTFQNVCTENLNHMTFSVSKGECTVLFDMDNIILSDIMQLMNGKLRQDSGSIFLENAVYSQNQARHALGSGVAFIGEDPIRSMLFKEMSYIDNLCFLLDKKENGVRLSKRIIKSIIREYEPLIGPEIYESNIMNLKIQSLYDLIYYRIQLFHPKIVFCVQPFAGADMYLRRHLIELINKLKKKGITVIFLAVNIADSLVVADKLILLEKGRFSSEYLRSEFNAFSSEGIIL comes from the coding sequence ATGAAAAATGAAATTCTGAGGCTGGAAAGAGTCACTACCATTCAGGATGAAGTGACTTTGCTTGATAATTTTAATCTGCATATTTTTCAGGGTGAAATTATGGGGCTCGTTTGCATCAATGCAAATGGAAAGGAGTCCCTAATTCAATTAATCAGCCAAAATTTGCCGATTCATTATGGACGAGTCTATTTTAATGAAGTACTGGTCAATAATTATCAGCACAGCCCCTTAACAATGAATAAGGTGGCCGTGATTGAGCAGAAAAGCAGACTGATTGAAGATCTGAGCGTAACGGACAATGTATTTGTACTGCGCAGAGGGTTTAAAAAATATCTCATCAATCCCCGAGTGTTAAATGAGCAGCTGAAGCAGTTCGTAAAAGAAATAGATCCTAATATTGACGGAAATGATTTGGTAGCGAATTTAAGCCCTTATGAAAAATGTGTTGTGGAGCTTTTGCGTGCAGTCATCATGGGCGCAAAACTGATTGTGATTATGGATATCAGCAACTGTGTCAGTGCGGCGGATCTCGTAAAATTCCATAATCTTTTAAGGCATTACTGTCAAAAGGGCTTTTCGTTTTTATATATTTGCAATCATCATGAAGAAGCGTTCAAAATATGCACCAGAATGTCTCTCATGAAAGACGGGAAAATATTAAAGGTGTTTGACCAGCATGAATTTAAAAATGAAAATTTGGTTCCGTATTACATCGGGGAGTTTGCAGACGTTAAAAAGGTTACCGTGAATCGCCGGAGCGAGAAAGGAATATTGACCTTTCAAAACGTTTGCACGGAAAATTTAAATCATATGACGTTTTCGGTGTCGAAGGGAGAGTGTACGGTCTTATTTGATATGGATAATATCATATTATCGGATATTATGCAGCTGATGAATGGAAAATTGCGGCAGGACAGCGGTAGCATTTTTCTGGAAAATGCTGTTTATTCGCAAAATCAGGCGCGGCATGCGCTGGGGAGCGGTGTAGCGTTTATCGGGGAAGACCCTATCCGATCAATGCTTTTTAAAGAAATGAGTTACATTGATAATTTGTGTTTTCTCCTTGATAAAAAGGAGAATGGGGTTCGGTTAAGCAAGAGAATCATAAAAAGCATTATTCGTGAATATGAACCTCTTATCGGTCCGGAAATTTATGAAAGCAATATTATGAATTTAAAAATACAGTCGCTTTATGATTTAATATATTACAGAATTCAATTATTTCATCCAAAGATTGTCTTTTGCGTGCAGCCTTTTGCGGGTGCGGATATGTACCTGAGGCGGCATCTGATTGAACTCATTAATAAATTGAAAAAAAAAGGAATCACGGTTATTTTCCTTGCGGTTAATATTGCGGACTCTCTTGTGGTAGCGGATAAGCTGATTCTGTTGGAAAAAGGACGGTTCAGCAGTGAATATTTACGTTCCGAGTTTAACGCGTTCAGTTCTGAAGGAATCATACTTTAA